One part of the Macaca mulatta isolate MMU2019108-1 chromosome 6, T2T-MMU8v2.0, whole genome shotgun sequence genome encodes these proteins:
- the ARRDC3 gene encoding arrestin domain-containing protein 3 isoform X1, translating to MVVPKAAIYQTQAFYAKGKMKEVKQLVANLRGESLSSGKTETWNGKLLKIPPVSPSILDCSIIRVEYSLMVYVDIPGAMDLFLNLPLVIGTIPLHPFGSRTSSVSSQCSMNMNWLSLSLPERPEAPPSYAEVVTEEQRRNNLAPVNACDDFERALQGPLFAYIQEFRFLPPPLYSEIDPNPDQSADDRPSCPSR from the exons ATGGTGGTGCCAAAGGCAGCCATTTACCAAACACAGGCCTTCTATGCCAAAGGGAAAATGAAGGAAGTAAAACAGCTTGTGGCTAACTTGCGTGGGGAATCCTTATCATCTGGAAAGACAGAGACGTGGAATGGCAAGTTGCTGAAAATTCCACCAGTTTCTCCCTCTATCCTCGACTGTAGTATAATCCGTGTGGAATATTCACTAATG GTATATGTGGATATTCCTGGAGCTAtggatttatttcttaatttgcCACTTGTCATCGGTACCATTCCTCTACATCCATTTGGTAGCAGAACCTCAAGTGTAAGCAGTCAGTGTAGCATGAATATGAACTGGCTCAGTTTATCACTTCCTGAAAGACCTGAAG CACCACCCAGCTATGCAGAAGTGGTAACAGAGGAACAAAGGCGGAACAATCTTGCACCAGTGAATGCTTGTGATGACTTTGAGAGAGCGCTTCAAGGACCACTGTTTGCATATATCCAGGAGTTTCGGTTCTTGCCTCCGCCTCTTTATTCAGAA ATTGATCCAaatcctgatcagtcagcagaTGACAGACCATCCTGTCCCTCTCGTTGA